The genomic window gatattttaGTCCATTTGATTCACTATCACATGCAGCATGATGTGTATACAGTTTAGTAATACATTGTGTTATTATAGACATTTGTGAGCCCCTCCCTCCTATTGATAATGCATCAATTGATTGTGAATATGGAGACAATGGTGGTCCTAATGGTGGAGACACATGTACCATAGAATGTAGTGATGGACTTGTAATAGATGGTAGTGATGTCAGAACTTGTATGGAGGATGGGACATGGAGTGGAGATGATGGAGTGTGTGTTGTCAGTAAGTACAGTTTTATAGAACAAGTCAACTCTTTCATCTAAAGTAAAGATAACGTATTTTACTGGTATAATTATAAAGTAGGACACCATTCCAATCCCTACTCTACTTAATGTTGTATGTTGCTAATGTACATCTTTTAGTTAGCTGGtggcttatatatatatatatataattaacaTTTTCTTTAGACAATAATGCTCTAAAATATTAGAATTTAGAATTAGTGGCTTTTATCAATAGGCAGAAGTGCACATCTTCAATCACTAAAGTTTTGTTTGGCTATAAAGTAACAACAGTTTGTGATCACATCACAAGGAGGTCATTGTGTACTACGCATTATCATTCAAGTGCATTTCATTGTTACAGCAGAAAAAACTAGATACATGCACTTGGCTGAAATTTCATATTAACACCAGATCTCTCTACCTTGAAAGCTCACTACTTTGTAAATCAATTGTATCCAAATTGTACCATAGAACACTATATTGGATTATTTGATTGTTGTAATAGGGTATAATACTAACTTCTTTTACTTTAATTTGTTTATATGAGATATAAACTTTCATTAAATATTAGCAGATGGTCCAACTACTGAGCTTCTATTACTGTACACTTACTGCATTCATTCACTGACACTGTAACTAAGATACTGTACATAATAGTACATATTATTTTAATGTTTTTGTTGATGCTTAAAGGTGACTGTGACCTCACAATGATTGATGCTCAAATCACATCACAAGACTTATCCATAACTATAAATTTTACATCAGATGATCTAAATGCTCCTTTTGAGTGCAGGATAAATGATGAAGAGTTTATAAGCTGTAAGTGACTTTGTTTAGTTGGTATTCTTATGTTTGTTTTAATTGTTAGTTTGTCCATTAAATTCACAAGTCTTGTGTGTTGCAGGTACAAGTCCTCACACTTTTAGCAGTGATCAAGTACAACTAGGTAACAATCAAGTTGTAGTACAAGCTCGATGTCCTGGTCACAGCACTGGTGTTATTGAAGTCCTTCAAATAAGTATgcgtgtctgtgtgtgcatgtgtgtgtatgtagtgtgtgtgtgtgtgcgtgcgtgtgtgtgtgtgtgtgcgtgcgtgcgtgtgtgtgtgtgtgtgtgtgtgtgtgtgtggttgtacatgtataattttaTCTCTATGTCTacgtacagtgtatatagttaGGATTAACTTTAAAATTGCCTTCAAAACAAGAAAGTTTATTGTCATGATGAAAACAGTAGGaaccaataattattttattttatgtacTCTCTATTTTATACAGATTGTGATATCACATTTTATGTGGTTAGGATGTTGAAGGTAATACTGCAGGGCGGCTCATCCCCATAGTTGCATTGCATTGGCATGCACGCTTGTgattaataaatttaaaaataaaaaaattcttcAGCAGTTGTGGCTGTCATTTAGCCTTGATATACTTTTCACAGTACTGCAGATCCAGTATAGCCCAGTGGGGAAATCCTCTTCTCACGTGATCATATTGAAGGCTTTTAAGTGATAGATATTAATTCATGGATCTCAGTGTATAGAGTAGCTGTTGCAATACTAGATTTATTAAGGTGAACTAGCTCTCACTGACTTTACCTATCATGATAATCCATAAAAatctgatatatatatactctaatagagcatttaaaAATTctaatccaacaagtgaatgtgttacagtataatactctcaatagcactgTGACGTATTatttgaaatacgtcaagcgattagccaatagaagtagtattacacttgtttgtcaaggttcCTTGGCAAAAACATgcaatactaatttgattggctaaaataatgtggtgtgtttctattagaagtaaatatccgacttgacaactagtgttaccatagtgatagatgtcccatggcatagcaacaatatggttgcttagcaatggttgctacgGTAACATAACTTTGAGATCATAAcgacggttgctaagtgtgattggtcttttgcagtggttattattttgaatttctgttgcctagtaacagttgctatggttgtcggattaatttgcaataggacggatggctgtggtattcgggattaatagttctcgcattgtaaacaggaaggaaatagtactcggcttcacctcgcaCTATTAtattccttcctgtttacaatgtttgcactattaatcccgaataccacagtcatccatcctattacatataataatagtaaATAGTACAGTCATTGCTAGACCATAATGATTATGTATGTGTGGTTATTACTACTCACCAAGATTTTTAACATTGAAATTGATGCATACACACACTCCATTTAGACCACTGAGATGCAGTAATGACATTAAAGATGTCCTTACTGTGAAGTATACATACGTAACTAATAAACATTTCTCTCTGACCACCTATATTTTGATGTGTGTTCTCCTCCCCTTGCTGGTTCCTCTTGAATACAATGACTGACACAATGGCAATGATCATATAGCAAGATGCAATGCATATAATACATTTTGCTGTGTGTATTATTGTAGTAATAAATGCTGTCTATTGATGTGTGACTATGCTTCACATTTCCTAGATATATGTGAACCACTTACTCTTGATAACGGAACAATTGACTGTGAATATGGAGACAATGGTGGTCCTAACGGTGGAGACACATGTACCCTAGCTTGTAGTGATGGTCTAGTACTAAATGGTAGTGATGTGAGAACATGTATGGATGATGGAACATGGAGTGGTGATGATGGAGTTTGTTATTTCAGTAAGAATCTTGTTTAAACAATGTGCTCTATTTTAGTATACAGACTATTAAGGGTGATATACCACATTGCAAACTACATACTTGTAAACTGGTCTAAAGACATTACCTGTATTAACATCACAGTAGCGATATACCAGAGTAGTGATAGCATTAAAATGCTAAAATTGAAGCTCTATATTCATTGTTTGCGAAAACATTTCTGGTTGTGTTAGATGTCATAATTTTTATTATGGGACATAATTGCTACTGAAATAAATGATGCATGCCAGTTGTGAAAGTTTGATACTCTAACTTTATTGCCATATTATTCACAAaagtatatgtatgtatcatCTTTTGTTTTAGGTGATTGTATGATCACAAAAGTTGATGGTGAAATTTCATCACAGGATTTAACTGTAACTGTTATATTCATTGCTGATGACCCAGAAGCTTATTTTCAATGCAAACTCAATAATAGAGATTTTGTAAGCTGTAAGTCACAAGTGAAGATAGTTTAGTTGTGTACATGTACCATACATCTGTATgtacggtactgcccaagcaCAACATCGCACTTTCCTGCACGAGCAACTTTGCTCAAGATTTAAAAAATTGCTAATCAAGGTatgtggcaactgtttcgctcgTGAACAAAATAGCTGCCACTCTGTCTTGgaagcgaaacagttgccacgccccttaattagtgaTTTTAAAATCTCAAGTAAAGTTAATGCGTGTGCAAGTGAGTGCGACATTGCACTTAGGCAGTACCGTATTATACATTATCTatataataaaatatatatagtaAACGTACACAATCATATGATTGCTAAAGAAGAGTTGACATTCTGTGGACAGAGAATCATATATAAACCACAGGacatcataatattatgtccTGTTTATTAATAATCCTGTTGAtatcaaaaatattttaatggtgTAGTTGAATAGTATCAAGGCTATCACACAACATAATTCACATGGAAAAAGCTTGCCCATAATATAGTCAATATCATAATAACAATGTGTATTGTAATCAATCCTCTTTGTCTAATGAAATACACTATTGCTCTCCATAGCAGCACAAACAATGCCActtattttccagttattatactgtacatctAAACACTTTGGCTATATTGTTGAACAACAACATGGAGTGTTCTACAGAAGGATTTTAAACCACCTACAGTATATCAGATAGCCATGCATGCCAAATATGTAACTTTAGGTTAATTTAAATCATGACTCTTTTGACGATTAAAATAAAACAGCTTAGGGGAAGTGGCTAGTTTTGATGACTCCTGCAATAAGTACCTCTTCTACAAAACTGTTCGGGAAATTGGCCACAATGTTTGTGTTGCTACGGAGATGACAACAGAACTTTATAGCTAAGAATCCTTTATGTATTATACATAATAACACAGTATTGCAACATGTAGTACGTGCAGTATAATATTGTACAGGTACAAGTCCTCACACCTATGACCAACAACAAGTGAGACCAGGAGAGAACCAAGTTAGAGTCCGAGGTAGATGTCCTGGCCAGAGTGGTTCTGAAGTTAAAGTTTTACGTGTAGGTATGTACCTGCTATACGTGTGAGAGTATCTATACAGTACAAGGATGTACACATGTCATATAACATGGTGAACATAATGAAAAAGACTGTGGGTCTATTTTTTTTGCATATGATTGATCTGACCAGTGACctttcaactagaaacaaacaacaacaatagcTCACATGTTGGGATATAGTAAATGCTTGTAAgaagggctgaaacaaataccaGTACTCGACGAGAATccattaaggattttggtactcggatagtaCAATTGGTCACTCGAGTACTTATTAAGATCatgtgacccagctcacatgatatATTTGTCATTAgagagtgacacaatgaaggctgtagagttttATTGGCATAATTTTTGTCTGGGAAACTAACACATcggtactttaatacagtgtgtgtatcattgttgttacttgaaaagctgtaaactgtttaaggttggtacaaaacatgtcaaatgggtatgattACATGCAACGTGATTACTCGATTAGGGGCCAGTCTATTTtgttttttccacctatttttctttccagcaattcttttatttttcatctattatgctccatattttgctcaagaattataaattttgctcaccactgatctttgttaattgaacatttccaagtgcaaagctacagttttgccttaaagtgactgttctattagagtatcttgatcagcACTTACtcctaacatgtaaagcaagaagctagctaatattgcttaacatgtgtgactgttttattagagtatttcgattgtcacttgttgttcttgtaacaattagctatgcactGTCAATATTTtagcgtgtctgactgttctattagagtatctcaatcttttgtgcattttttatgtccgcttcacaaaaattgcacctattatgccagcattttgctcattgcctTTACCCACCCATTATTCCAAAAGTTTTGCCAGCAAAATCGACGCATCCCTATACTcgatcgttaactctagagagtactcgtaTACTAAAAAACTatgatcatttcagccctaCTTATAAGGACATATTTTGACCTAAAAATAATTGGGTGAAGGTGTCTTTAAGTTGTCACAAAATGAATATTAATTTCATAAGCAAAGCTAAATTAGTGTAGTGTGAAAATTTGTGTTGAATTGAATGGAGTATATTTGTGAATAAAAACTTTGGTTcacaataatcatacagtatgatagtactgtatagtagggaccacaaaagtttgggtgtggcccatgaaaataCATCACCCAAactttccctgacgatgatgaagcagtttcggttaggtaaaactaagccaaacaagccttcagattgactagaatcattttcaacaagttgctataaaaattattaatggaattttctagtgactgactgactgactgactgcctgaatgccttcaggcaagtgtaactcaataacagctaaggttacaagcttgaatttttcactgttcgacatcgtttcagctgtacatgtgtcttttggcatactgcagtacagacagtacaatgtattcttcatggacttacgagtgtcctcctttgtgtccctttcACCTTTGCTGAcatcgatttggcagtagcatgtgatggcttccctttgattttatagtggctactttgattgcagagatgctttttgaacagttcttgattcgcaatgctgtataatgggttgaacacagctgacaacaaagttTACATGTCTATTATGAGTAACTTAACACATGcttcaactatcaattattggaaAGTGATGTGGTCATTCTACTTCATATTCAGTTTTTCTCTACCTGCTataacagcattacaaatgaggAAATGTATGATACGTGTCTCTGAAATCAATTTAGTCACTATGGGAATTGTGGACAGCTCTTATGATAGCCAGCTTCATTGAAGCCACCACATAATTACTGTAAATCAACAACTATGTGGTAATGGAGAAAGATATAGAACAAAAAttaggacaaaggtaagtctgttatacatgcactgtagctgctgcagttggtaAAAAGTCATGTCTTGGGGtcgaagtgacattgaacagtaaaaaaatcgaAAACATAGCCTTAACCACAGTCAACTTAATATGCTTGGTATTATTGCTGAGTGCTTTATTTAACAGTTTTGAAACCAATGCACATAACATCCTGTGTGCAAGGTAGGGTTTTCATCACACATC from Dysidea avara chromosome 2, odDysAvar1.4, whole genome shotgun sequence includes these protein-coding regions:
- the LOC136247958 gene encoding P-selectin-like, with amino-acid sequence MCGYICEPLPPIDNASIDCEYGDNGGPNGGDTCTIECSDGLVIDGSDVRTCMEDGTWSGDDGVCVVSDCDLTMIDAQITSQDLSITINFTSDDLNAPFECRINDEEFISCTSPHTFSSDQVQLGNNQVVVQARCPGHSTGVIEVLQINICEPLTLDNGTIDCEYGDNGGPNGGDTCTLACSDGLVLNGSDVRTCMDDGTWSGDDGVCYFSDCMITKVDGEISSQDLTVTVIFIADDPEAYFQCKLNNRDFVSCTSPHTYDQQQVRPGENQVRVRGRCPGQSGSEVKVLRVDICEPLSLPNGMINCDYGDNGGPNEGDTCLFSCDDGHALSGSDLRTCMDGGVWSGEAAVCSTGRVSDISCQSLSAPINGKISCALVDDGVSTEHDTCSFTCDDGFELSGSSSRKCQIRNGRGRWSGRKATCTEKALIAFEEAAFRLSRLQNGIKD